In Halomarina salina, one DNA window encodes the following:
- a CDS encoding creatininase family protein, with protein sequence MDLAARTWTDLAECETRLALLPVGSTEQHGPHAPLGTDHLAAAAVAETAADAHDEEVVVAPTVPVGVSEEHRAFAGTLWVGEDTFRAYVGDVVESLAHHGFDHVVVVNGHGGNVAALREVCGRLTRDDVAYTLPFTWFDGVTSDLPMGHAGARETALLRHVVPDLVREERVEDAREEAADRWGEWVAGVNLAYDTDEFSPNGVVGDPDAGDAEAGEVLLDEAATALCELLAAMADR encoded by the coding sequence ATGGACCTCGCCGCGCGGACCTGGACGGACCTCGCGGAGTGCGAGACGCGCCTCGCGCTCCTCCCGGTCGGGAGCACCGAACAGCACGGCCCGCACGCACCGCTGGGCACCGACCACCTCGCCGCGGCCGCCGTCGCGGAGACGGCTGCGGACGCCCACGACGAGGAGGTGGTCGTCGCCCCCACGGTTCCGGTCGGCGTCTCGGAGGAACACCGCGCGTTCGCGGGGACGCTCTGGGTGGGCGAAGACACCTTCCGAGCGTACGTCGGGGACGTCGTCGAGAGCCTCGCTCACCACGGGTTCGACCACGTGGTCGTCGTCAACGGGCACGGCGGGAACGTCGCTGCGCTCCGGGAGGTCTGCGGTCGACTCACCCGCGACGACGTGGCCTACACGCTCCCGTTCACGTGGTTCGACGGCGTCACGAGCGACCTGCCGATGGGTCACGCCGGAGCGCGCGAGACCGCACTACTCCGGCACGTCGTCCCCGACCTGGTCAGGGAGGAACGCGTCGAGGACGCCCGCGAGGAGGCCGCCGACCGCTGGGGCGAGTGGGTCGCGGGCGTCAACCTCGCGTACGACACCGACGAGTTCTCGCCGAACGGCGTGGTCGGCGACCCGGACGCTGGCGACGCCGAGGCGGGAGAGGTGCTCCTCGACGAAGCGGCGACGGCGCTCTGTGAACTACTGGCAGCGATGGCCGACCGCTGA